One Peribacillus simplex NBRC 15720 = DSM 1321 genomic region harbors:
- the lysS gene encoding lysine--tRNA ligase, with amino-acid sequence MEMIFVSHEELNDQLQVRRDKMQTMIDNGQDPFGSRFERTHTTKEIVSAYGELEKEDLEEKEIEVTIAGRVMTKRGKGKAGFAHIQDISGQIQIYVRLDNIGEDSYQIFNQTDLGDIVGVTGVIFKTKVGELSIKAKEYVFLAKALRPLPDKFHGLKDVEERYRKRYVDLITNEESKNTLIMRSRIVQAMRRYLDDQGYLEVETPLLHSVAGGAAARPFLTHHNALDMPLNLRIAIELHLKRLIVGGLEKVYEIGRVFRNEGVSTRHNPEFTLIELYEAYADYQDIMSLTENLIAHIAQEVLGTTTIQYGEYEIELKPEWKRLHMVDAVKEYTGVDFWTQMSKEEAQQLAKENGIEIKESMEFGHIVNEFFEQKVEDKLIQPTFIYGHPVEISPLAKKNPEDSRFTDRFELFIVGREHANAFTELNDPIDQRQRFEAQLKEREQGNDEAHEMDEDFLEALEYGMPPTGGLGIGVDRLVMLLTNSPSIRDVLLFPLMRHR; translated from the coding sequence ATGGAGATGATTTTCGTGAGTCATGAAGAATTGAATGACCAACTGCAGGTAAGACGCGATAAAATGCAGACCATGATTGATAATGGTCAAGACCCTTTCGGGAGCAGATTCGAGCGCACCCATACAACTAAGGAGATAGTCAGTGCCTATGGGGAATTAGAAAAAGAAGACCTTGAGGAAAAAGAAATTGAGGTTACGATTGCTGGCCGTGTCATGACGAAGCGTGGAAAAGGGAAAGCGGGATTTGCCCATATCCAGGATATTAGCGGTCAAATCCAAATCTACGTCCGTTTGGATAACATAGGTGAAGATTCTTACCAAATTTTCAACCAAACCGATCTTGGCGATATCGTAGGAGTAACTGGCGTTATTTTCAAAACGAAAGTCGGGGAACTTTCCATTAAAGCTAAAGAATATGTGTTCCTTGCTAAAGCGCTTCGCCCGTTACCTGATAAATTTCATGGTCTAAAGGATGTTGAAGAGCGTTATCGGAAACGTTATGTCGATTTAATTACAAATGAGGAAAGTAAAAACACGTTGATCATGCGCAGTCGTATTGTACAAGCCATGAGACGGTATTTGGACGATCAAGGATACCTTGAAGTGGAGACGCCTCTATTGCACTCTGTTGCTGGTGGAGCTGCTGCACGCCCTTTCCTTACTCACCATAATGCCTTGGATATGCCTTTGAATTTAAGGATTGCCATTGAACTTCACCTAAAACGCTTAATCGTTGGCGGATTGGAGAAAGTTTATGAAATTGGCCGGGTTTTCAGAAATGAAGGAGTATCCACAAGACATAATCCTGAATTCACATTGATTGAATTATACGAGGCTTATGCGGATTACCAAGATATCATGAGTTTAACGGAAAACCTGATTGCCCATATAGCTCAAGAAGTTTTGGGGACTACTACCATCCAGTATGGGGAGTATGAGATAGAGTTAAAACCGGAATGGAAACGACTTCACATGGTTGACGCTGTAAAAGAATATACTGGCGTGGACTTCTGGACTCAAATGAGTAAAGAAGAAGCGCAACAGCTTGCTAAAGAAAATGGGATTGAAATTAAGGAATCCATGGAGTTCGGCCATATCGTAAATGAATTCTTTGAACAAAAGGTGGAAGATAAGTTAATTCAACCTACATTCATCTATGGACATCCTGTGGAAATCTCTCCTTTAGCAAAGAAAAATCCGGAAGATTCCCGTTTCACAGATCGTTTTGAGTTATTCATTGTAGGTAGGGAGCATGCAAATGCCTTCACGGAACTTAATGATCCTATTGATCAACGTCAACGCTTTGAAGCTCAATTAAAAGAACGAGAGCAAGGTAATGATGAAGCTCATGAAATGGATGAAGATTTCTTGGAGGCGTTAGAATACGGAATGCCGCCTACTGGCGGACTGGGAATTGGTGTTGACCGTTTGGTTATGCTATTGACCAATTCTCCTTCTATACGTGACGTCCTGTTATTCCCGCTAATGAGACATCGCTAA
- the dusB gene encoding tRNA dihydrouridine synthase DusB: MLKIGDIEMKNPVVLAPMAGVCNSAFRLTVKEFGAGLVCAEMVSDKGIVLQNARTMNMLYIDEREKPLSLQIFGGEKKSLVEAAQFVDKNTNADIIDINMGCPVPKITKCDAGAKWLLDPNKIYEMVSAVVDAVEKPVTVKMRIGWDEEHVFAIQNAQAVERAGGKAVSMHGRTRVQMYEGKANWDIIREVKKSINIPLIGNGDVETPQDAERMLKETGVDGVMIGRAALGNPWMIYRTVKYLETGQLMDEPSVREKMDVCVLHMDRLIALKNENVAVREMRKHASWYLKGVKGNAKARKGINDCETREDVVSLLYGLVDDIEAKQQNIQMV, encoded by the coding sequence GTGTTAAAAATAGGCGATATAGAAATGAAGAATCCGGTAGTGCTAGCACCGATGGCGGGAGTCTGTAACTCGGCATTTCGCTTGACCGTTAAGGAATTTGGTGCTGGCCTTGTTTGTGCGGAGATGGTCAGTGACAAGGGAATCGTTCTTCAAAATGCTAGAACGATGAATATGCTTTATATAGATGAAAGAGAAAAGCCGTTAAGTTTACAAATATTTGGCGGTGAAAAGAAATCTTTGGTGGAAGCTGCACAATTCGTAGATAAAAATACAAATGCTGATATCATTGATATCAACATGGGTTGCCCTGTCCCTAAGATCACTAAATGTGACGCAGGGGCAAAGTGGCTTCTCGATCCGAATAAGATTTATGAAATGGTTTCAGCTGTGGTCGATGCCGTTGAAAAGCCGGTAACGGTGAAAATGCGCATAGGCTGGGATGAAGAGCATGTCTTTGCTATTCAAAATGCCCAGGCTGTTGAACGCGCAGGTGGTAAAGCTGTTTCCATGCATGGCAGAACTCGAGTGCAAATGTATGAAGGAAAGGCTAACTGGGACATCATTCGTGAAGTGAAGAAATCGATCAATATTCCTCTTATTGGGAACGGTGATGTGGAAACTCCACAGGATGCCGAAAGAATGCTGAAAGAAACTGGTGTTGACGGAGTCATGATCGGCCGTGCGGCTCTAGGTAACCCATGGATGATTTACCGAACTGTAAAATATTTAGAAACCGGACAATTGATGGATGAGCCTTCTGTTCGTGAAAAGATGGATGTTTGCGTTCTTCACATGGATCGTCTAATTGCATTGAAGAATGAAAATGTCGCCGTTCGTGAAATGCGCAAGCATGCATCTTGGTATTTAAAAGGTGTTAAAGGGAATGCTAAGGCTCGTAAAGGGATCAATGATTGTGAAACAAGGGAAGATGTTGTAAGTCTTCTTTATGGACTTGTTGATGATATTGAAGCGAAGCAACAGAATATCCAAATGGTCTGA
- a CDS encoding helix-turn-helix domain-containing protein, with translation MEGEKWGRRIRAFRKLKGYTQEGFAKEIGVSVSLLGEVERGNRNPSEAFLLEVAEILHVSIEELQPPEDK, from the coding sequence ATGGAAGGTGAAAAATGGGGAAGGCGTATTCGCGCTTTTCGAAAGTTAAAGGGTTATACCCAGGAAGGGTTTGCGAAAGAAATAGGCGTTTCCGTTTCCTTGTTGGGAGAAGTCGAACGAGGGAACCGCAACCCTTCAGAAGCATTTTTACTGGAAGTGGCGGAAATTCTTCATGTTTCCATTGAGGAGCTTCAGCCACCTGAGGATAAATGA
- the folK gene encoding 2-amino-4-hydroxy-6-hydroxymethyldihydropteridine diphosphokinase, producing the protein MGNIAYLSIGSNLGDRLETFQRAFQLLSENPHIKLVACSSLYETDPVGYEDQDCFLNAVLKVKTDLEPEKLLHACMKIEQDLGRKREIRWGPRTLDLDILLYNQENIETEILSVPHPRMHERAFVIVPLMEVDSDISLPQMHAPLSDLLEQISDKEGVRLWKVKNGEGVFALFES; encoded by the coding sequence GTGGGAAATATTGCTTACCTTTCAATAGGGTCGAACTTAGGGGATCGCCTTGAAACATTCCAGAGGGCTTTCCAATTATTGTCTGAAAATCCGCATATCAAGTTAGTGGCCTGCTCTTCTTTATATGAAACGGACCCGGTAGGATATGAAGACCAGGACTGTTTTTTAAATGCTGTCCTTAAAGTGAAAACCGATTTAGAACCCGAAAAATTACTTCACGCTTGTATGAAAATTGAACAAGATTTAGGGAGAAAAAGGGAAATTAGGTGGGGTCCCCGTACTTTAGACCTTGACATTTTGTTATATAATCAAGAAAATATTGAGACAGAGATTCTTTCAGTCCCGCACCCTCGTATGCACGAGAGGGCTTTTGTTATTGTGCCTTTAATGGAAGTGGACTCTGATATATCACTTCCGCAAATGCATGCACCTTTGAGCGACCTGCTTGAACAGATTTCGGATAAAGAAGGAGTTCGATTATGGAAGGTGAAAAATGGGGAAGGCGTATTCGCGCTTTTCGAAAGTTAA
- the folB gene encoding dihydroneopterin aldolase, producing the protein MDKIYVNRMEFYGYHGVFPEETKLGQRFKVDLIVQTDLAKAGKSDNLEDSINYGELYEVCKSVVEGEPFKLVEAVAEKIASELLNKYSSIETCTVKVYKPDPPIAGHYDSVAIEIVRGR; encoded by the coding sequence ATGGATAAGATATATGTGAATAGAATGGAGTTTTACGGATATCATGGAGTTTTTCCGGAAGAAACGAAGCTTGGTCAGCGGTTTAAAGTGGATTTAATCGTCCAGACTGATTTAGCCAAGGCTGGGAAGAGTGACAATCTGGAAGACTCAATCAACTATGGCGAGTTATATGAAGTGTGTAAAAGTGTTGTTGAGGGAGAACCTTTTAAGTTAGTGGAAGCTGTCGCTGAAAAAATTGCCTCTGAACTACTTAATAAATATTCTTCCATCGAGACATGCACCGTGAAGGTCTATAAACCAGACCCTCCAATAGCAGGTCACTATGATTCGGTTGCTATAGAGATTGTAAGGGGACGCTGA
- the folP gene encoding dihydropteroate synthase, which yields MSLAGASKIKCGSFDLDYSNKTLIMGILNVTPDSFSDGGKYNRIDAALKHAERMVNDGADILDVGGESTRPNYERISDDEEIERVAPIIEAISRNIEVPISVDTYKSRVAEAAVKAGAHILNDIWGGKADSLMSNVAAEYKVPIILMHNRDNMGYEHFVRDVLQDLFESIMMVKDAGVKDENIILDPGIGFAKDLKLNLEMMRNLDKLVSLGYPVLLATSRKSMIGHVLDLPPSERMEGTAATICHGIQQGCQMVRVHDVKEMARTAKMMDALLGKGE from the coding sequence ATGTCATTAGCTGGAGCGTCAAAAATAAAATGCGGTTCATTTGATTTGGATTACAGCAATAAAACCTTAATTATGGGGATTTTGAATGTTACGCCGGACTCCTTTTCGGATGGCGGGAAATATAATCGGATAGATGCTGCTTTGAAGCATGCCGAACGGATGGTCAACGACGGAGCGGATATATTGGATGTGGGCGGAGAGTCCACCCGTCCTAACTATGAGAGGATATCGGATGACGAGGAAATAGAGAGAGTCGCCCCAATTATTGAAGCCATATCCCGTAATATTGAGGTTCCAATATCGGTCGATACGTATAAATCAAGAGTTGCAGAAGCGGCGGTAAAAGCAGGAGCCCATATATTAAATGACATTTGGGGAGGTAAAGCCGATTCCTTGATGTCAAATGTTGCTGCGGAATATAAGGTGCCGATTATCTTGATGCATAACAGGGATAATATGGGTTATGAACATTTTGTCCGGGATGTACTTCAAGATTTATTCGAAAGCATCATGATGGTGAAGGATGCGGGAGTCAAGGATGAAAACATCATTCTCGATCCAGGTATTGGTTTTGCGAAAGATTTAAAGTTAAATTTGGAAATGATGAGGAATCTTGATAAGCTGGTATCATTAGGTTATCCTGTGCTGCTAGCCACATCAAGAAAGTCCATGATTGGACATGTTCTGGACCTGCCGCCTAGTGAGCGGATGGAAGGAACAGCCGCTACAATCTGCCATGGAATTCAACAAGGCTGTCAAATGGTTCGTGTACATGATGTGAAGGAAATGGCACGGACTGCAAAGATGATGGACGCTCTATTAGGAAAAGGTGAATGA
- the cysK gene encoding cysteine synthase A — translation MARIANSVIDLIGQTPIVKLNKLQSENSADIYLKLEYFNPGSSVKDRIALAMIEAAEKNGNLKPGDTIIEPTSGNTGIGLAMVAAAKGYKSILVMPETMSLERRNLLRAYGAELVLTPGPEGMKGAIAKATELSKEKGYFIPQQFENEANPEVHRNTTGPEIVEAFGDEGLDAFVVGIGTGGTITGAGEVLREKYPDIKIYAVEPADSPVLSGGTPGPHKIQGIGAGFVPSILNTDLYDEIIQVNTEESFDYARRAAKEEGILGGISSGGAIAAAIKVADKLGKGKKVLAIIPSNGERYLSTPLYNFE, via the coding sequence ATGGCACGTATAGCTAATTCTGTAATCGATTTAATTGGACAAACACCTATTGTGAAGTTAAACAAGCTTCAAAGTGAAAACAGTGCAGATATTTATCTAAAACTTGAGTATTTTAACCCAGGCAGTAGTGTAAAAGACCGTATCGCCCTTGCGATGATCGAAGCGGCAGAAAAAAATGGTAACCTTAAACCAGGTGATACGATCATTGAACCTACAAGCGGAAATACTGGAATAGGACTAGCGATGGTAGCTGCGGCAAAGGGCTATAAATCAATTCTGGTTATGCCGGAGACGATGAGTTTGGAACGCCGTAACTTGCTTCGCGCTTATGGCGCAGAGTTAGTTCTTACTCCTGGACCTGAAGGAATGAAGGGTGCAATCGCAAAGGCGACTGAGCTGTCTAAAGAAAAAGGTTACTTCATTCCACAGCAATTCGAGAATGAAGCCAACCCTGAAGTTCATCGGAACACTACAGGCCCTGAAATCGTTGAAGCCTTTGGTGATGAAGGCCTGGATGCATTCGTTGTCGGAATCGGTACTGGCGGAACCATAACAGGTGCTGGTGAAGTCCTACGTGAAAAATACCCTGACATTAAAATTTATGCTGTTGAGCCTGCGGACTCTCCGGTATTATCGGGTGGGACTCCAGGACCACATAAAATCCAAGGAATCGGTGCAGGCTTCGTTCCAAGTATTTTGAATACAGATCTCTATGACGAAATCATTCAAGTCAATACAGAGGAATCGTTTGATTATGCCCGCCGCGCAGCAAAAGAGGAAGGAATCCTCGGTGGAATTTCTTCTGGTGGCGCAATTGCAGCTGCCATTAAAGTGGCTGACAAACTGGGAAAAGGCAAAAAGGTACTTGCTATCATACCAAGTAATGGTGAACGCTACTTAAGTACACCATTATATAACTTTGAGTAA
- a CDS encoding peptidyl-prolyl cis-trans isomerase — MPKQKLRAIIAGLALLNLLTIIIFVIKPLIISKSVIGEETAAKVGSKDISRDAWMTELEKRYGEDVLEEMVDKEVVKQAAEKYKVKTSDKELDRELKMMKTMYGTAGQNLNKSNDQLRQEIQSSLLLEKLLTKDVSVSETAMRNHYDNNKDIYRIPTAFHISHITSSTKKQADQIIRELEKGVSFDVLAMEKSLDEFTANQGGDMGYISEDNEQVSKEYITAAEKMKVKKWSDAIQTEDGWAVLYLHERIEGKQYEYEEVKDKIHRQIALEQIQSPVSGKIFWDEFDVDWFYGLKEQK, encoded by the coding sequence TTGCCAAAACAAAAGCTTCGGGCGATTATTGCCGGCCTTGCCTTGTTGAACCTATTGACTATCATTATCTTTGTCATAAAACCACTAATCATTTCTAAATCCGTCATTGGGGAAGAAACGGCCGCAAAGGTTGGATCCAAGGATATTTCCCGGGACGCATGGATGACTGAGCTCGAAAAAAGATATGGGGAAGATGTACTTGAGGAAATGGTCGATAAAGAGGTAGTGAAACAGGCAGCTGAAAAATACAAAGTGAAAACTTCTGATAAAGAGCTTGATCGGGAACTTAAAATGATGAAAACGATGTATGGAACTGCTGGTCAGAACCTTAATAAAAGTAACGATCAACTGAGGCAGGAAATTCAGTCGAGTCTCCTCCTCGAGAAGCTCCTCACCAAGGACGTTTCGGTTTCTGAAACAGCAATGCGGAATCATTATGATAATAATAAGGATATCTACAGAATTCCTACTGCTTTCCATATTTCCCATATTACCTCGTCTACAAAAAAGCAGGCAGACCAAATCATCCGTGAATTGGAGAAAGGTGTCTCCTTTGATGTCTTAGCGATGGAAAAGTCCCTTGATGAATTCACTGCCAATCAAGGAGGGGACATGGGTTATATATCAGAGGATAACGAGCAAGTCTCCAAGGAGTACATTACCGCTGCCGAGAAAATGAAGGTAAAAAAGTGGAGTGATGCAATCCAAACGGAAGATGGCTGGGCCGTTCTCTATCTGCATGAAAGGATAGAGGGCAAGCAGTATGAATACGAAGAAGTTAAAGACAAGATTCACCGCCAAATAGCTCTTGAACAGATTCAGTCACCGGTCTCAGGGAAAATTTTCTGGGACGAATTTGATGTAGATTGGTTTTATGGATTGAAAGAACAAAAGTAG